The Chrysemys picta bellii isolate R12L10 chromosome 10, ASM1138683v2, whole genome shotgun sequence genome segment GGCCTGTGGGGGATCTGCCCAAGAGGACAGACAGACTGTGCCAGAGCTGGGATTCGAACATGGGGCTCCCGGCTCCCAGCACCGCGCTCAGACCACTGGGAAATGCTGCCTCGCTCAGTGACACAAGGTGTGATGAGCTGATCCTCCCTAGAGGGGAGTTTGGCTCCATCAGAACTGCACAatgcaggggaagggaaggggagaggagatcAGCTTTTCTCTTCAGGCCTAGAAACAAACCCCACTCCCCAAGGGGAGACCCCCAGTCCTACTGGAAAGATCCCTGCTCCCCGGGGTGAAGGACCTCCTAACCCCACCAGAGAGACCCTCCTACTCCTGGAGCAAAGGACCCTTAACCCAGCTAGAgagacccccctgctccctgggcaaaggacccccaccccaccagagaACCTCCCTGCTTCTGGAGCGGAGTCCCCACTGCCGATGCAGAGAGTTGTCAAACCCACTAAAACCCCCATAAAATTGACCTAAAATTCCTGAGCTTCAAAAATCAAGGATAATTGACTGGCGATGATGAATGGGGCTGGGTTTCAGCATGTCCCTTTCTGCCTCACCCCTGCGTGGGAACCATTCCCTCCCATTTGTGAGATCACCGCTGGGTGAAAATACCACCTCAGATGCACACTCAACGTGCTGCTGGGAGGGGAACCCACTTGCTCTGTGTGGAGGGGGGAATTCAGGCCCAATGTCTGTGGGCAGAGGGCACAGACGCCGCTGGCACTCAGCACTGCTAGGGGCCTGACTGGTTGGATTCCCCTCCAGGCCATTCTAGAGCAGATTATTGTCCAACATTTCCAGTAAACAACGAGCCTGTATTTTGCTGAGGGAGGTATCTGAGGTGAAGCTGGATGGGCTACAGAGGAGGCACCACCATGAACAGGCAGTGCCATGCCCTGGAGGGGGACCTGGCTCTGTCAGACTGTGCAGAATCCTACaggtggggcatgggtcactggGAATCCCTGGGTGCACAGCTGGATGCTGGAACGGCCGCACCCAAAGGCTGCGAGTGCTGCTGTGCAGGAGCCTGCCTGGCATTCCAAGCCTCGTCCCTTTCAGCAGGAGAAGAGCGCCCCCTGTGGAGGGCTCAGGCAGCTGCTGGCAAACCAGGGCAGCGAGGACCCTGCGTGAGGTCCCACATTCATCTGCTCTGGCTGAGGACTTGCTCCCTGCACTCCTACCTCTGCCTCAGGCCGTGGATCTGCagcagccaggcaggactctTTGTGCTCGGCAGCATGTGGGCGGAGCTGGCAGCAGCCCAGCCATGGCATGGCTCAAGCAAGGCTTAGTCCTGCAGTGGAGATGGGACCAAGGCACAGCTAACACACAGCCTAGGCCTATCCATGCTGCAACACAAAGCCCTAGTGTgcgtgggcggggtgggggggagacagaCGACTGGGTCCCCCAACCTGGTATGAAGGACCTTGAATCCCTGCCTCAGGAGGCCAGAGGGCGCGGGGAGAATTGCTTTGTAGTTCTTGATGTGCCCAACAATGGGAGGGTCTGGGCCTGGGCCCCCTGTTCCGGTGTGAGTCGGGAGTCACTCCCCTGTCAGACCGGTGCTGGTGGCAGAAGCAGCTGCGATGTGAAGGGCTAGAGgacggggaggaggagaagaatggTGCCTCTCTGCGTccccagagagcagtggctgagtggggggcagggttgggggcctCTTACCCGTAATGGTGTAGGGGTAATAGTTCCAGGCCTTCTCTGTGATGTAGAATATCCGGGGGGTCACTGCGCGGGCCCAGCTGGGCAGcttgctgcaggggaagggaagagaagagcagagcagagcgggggGCTCTCGTTAGCGCACAGAGCTCGGCTGGTTTTCGGCCCTCTGGCCTCACAGCCCTGGGCCTGAATTCCTCCGCTCACCCCTGCAGCAGGTTCAGCACAATCCCTGCCAATGCGCCTCGGCGCTGACGTGCAGGGGCCACcccctgggggagagaggggctgcaCCCACCCTGTAGGACCCAGCTAGCTCTCACCGCCCTGGGCCCAGGCTTGAGCTCCTGACACCTTTCCAGCCCTCTAGCCCCCTAACCAGCCAGCGGCTTCCCAGCTCCATACGCACCGAGCTAGGAGACAATGTGCTTCCCAGCTGCCCCTGACCCAGTGGGTCCACTGCCACGCTCCCCAGCCAGCCTGCATCCTTCCAACTCTatcctccagccccctgcagccccacgcCCTCCCAGCTCACCCACCTGGGCCCAGCCTCTCGCGCATTCCTCCCCCTCCAGGGAACACAGGGTCGGCTCCTGCTCCCACCAAAGCAAAGGCAGCTGAGCCCTTGATTTCAAGGGGAGCCAGCTCAGGCCCCTGGCTCCCAACGACTGCTTTTGCCAAGTGTTGCCCTCAAGCACTGGAAGCGCAGGCCCCGCAGGGTCGGGGCAAGGGACGCAGCGTATGTGCGCGCTGGGGGGGACATGACTGTCGCTGGGCTGGGCAAGGAGCCTCTGCTCacaggcagagctgcagcagctggggctggaaatGAACAGTCTGCTCATGCCAGCTCGCCGTGACCGCCGCTCCTCGCCCATTggaggggagctggagggggagggagagatgaggTGTGGTTTGATTAATTTTCAGCCTCTATAAATAGCATCCCCAAGAGGGGAATCGTGAGCGCCTCGGCTAAAAATACCCTGTCTAGCACCCGCAGCTCCCTCTGTGGGTAAGCAGCCGATTAATGCGCTGTGAGGAGACGGAGCAGCACAGCCAGGACTGCCTCACACAGCCAAGCTGTCCATTGCCTCCCTCCGTCTATGGAGGGGGTCAGGGCGCAAGGCCAGTTCACAGGCATCGGCGCTCTTCTCCAATCTATTCACAATTGCTGACAGATCAGCAAGGGGAAAGCCAGAGGGTTGTGCCGCAGCAAATGGAAGAGAAAACCAAGGATGGGAAAGAGACAAAAGCCAGGGGATGGGGCAGTGAGAGTGAGCGTCAGTGAAACACAGAGACAAAGGCCCACTCAGCTATCCCAGACCAAGCACCCCGGTATCAGACAGCTAAGCACTGTAGTGTAGGCAGAACCCATCTGAGTCCTTGTAATGGGGCTGAAGCCACGGACAGCCCTGGGTCTCAGCTTGGTTAAAgagtcctgtctacactacagtttgcAGTGGTCATGTAATTGGGTTCTCCAACTCAGCTGTAGGGATGCCCCAAGAAAGACAGAGAATCCTGGAGCAACCCTAGGATTCTGCACCCATAAAGTTGTTTGGCGACTTTGCTGGAGTCCCTGCAGTCGCTCTACGGGTCTGGCACGGCCACTGGAGTCAATGCAAGCTCTGGACGTGGCAagatcaggctgtggggctgcaaCAAGCCAGACATACACATCTTTAGTGTGTTGCATTGCCACTGGGTGGGAGGACAGGCTCTGCCTTCCTTGGCTGTCTCAGTAGAGCCCATTTTTCTCTCCTGCTTCATCAAACACCGAAAGGCTTGGGCCAACGTTTTCAGAGTTGGGCACCTCAAATTCAGCTTCTAAATCCATGTTCAAGCATCTAAACAAGTGCCACCTTCACAGAGGTGCCCAGCCACTGCACCTTCCATTTCCCTGcaagagctcagcacctctgtaaGTCAGATCACTTATCTAGGTGCCTACAGTCCCCATTCTGCAAATGCCGGTGAGGAGTCCCACTGCTTTCCAAGGGACTGGAGGTGAGCCTAAGGGTCTGGATGGGTGGGTCTCTTTTGCAGAATCGAGGTCTGTATATGGTAACATTAGTCACCCAACTTTGGAAATTGGGGCATAACTGACTAGCCCAAACAGtgacactgaggcaaggtgggaagaAAACTCagctctcctgccctcccagtTCCAAGTGTCGTGGGTTGGGATAAACCTTTAAATTGTCAGGTGTGAGCATGACCTCCTCCACCTCTCATTTAAGACAGCTGTAAGAGACAGCTAAGCAGACCCCCCTAAGACAAAGAGTGTACGAGAGCCCACCAAGAGAATTTGAACTACACAGGCACAGGGGTCCACAGGGTGTTGCCTtcggggtggggtgtgtgtgagggagggagaGTCTAATAAGAAGGGACAAAAGACACACACAGCCTGGAGGCATGGGGCTGTAAGCAAATATATGAGCTTCTGTTCTTTTGGCTCCTCCTgcattcagggaaacaggacttggtATGTTCCTTGGAAACAAACAAGATTGCCTCAACAGTAccagactccatcatcaatttctcctcccagCTGGAAAAGCCTACAAGACCCAAATTCCAGCTACCCTCAGGTCAAAAAAGGGAACACAAGCTTGAAGCAGATTATCTCTTCCCCCCTTAGCTGAatgagaacctgaaagtgaaactgaccagataCAGAAGCTATACTGACTAACCCAGTTTCCCAGCTCCTGCAGAGTGGTATGCAGAAAGTGAACAGCCAGTGCCAGTGATGGCAGGCacatgagatttttaaagctCTTTCCATTCTAATCACAATTGTTAATAATTCAGTAAGGAGCTACTCTAAAATACAAGTGCTGGCCCTTAAAACCTTGCCATTGTTACCTTAGATAAATAGTGCTGAGTTATTTCCCTATATGAGTCATAGGGAATAGCTTGAATACTGCAGATATTGAGCAGATCTATCGGCAAATACTTATTTAGCTCTCCAAGGCGATTGGCAAAGCTCAGTGCAGGAGCACGGTAGGATTCTAACCTGCTGGTGTGCTTTTAGTAACGGGTATTTTGCAGCACGGCCACAGCAATGGTCGCTGGACTAGGTGGCAGCACTGAGCTCACTAGCAAGCTGTTTGCATTTTTCATCCTGAAGCGGCCCCCCAGAGTCATCTCCTATCTCAGCAATAAGggctcagagagagagaatgcaactCTCTCTGGAGTCGGGGCAGACCGACACCTGACCAGAACAGGGGAAGACCTGTTCAGCCCCCAGGGAGGTTCATGACTAAATGCAAACTGAAGGGAGCGCTAGGTTTGTGCAGGCCAGATGCAAATTGCTCCATCAGGCAATCTCAGGTACCAAGGAGTAAGCTAATCCCTGTGCTGCATACAGCGTGGGGGTTGGCTGAAACGTCAACTACCTGCTACTGCCAGAAGTCAGACACCACGTGAGCTGGACCAACAGTCTGATCAGGCGTATGGCCCCAGTGCCTGGCCAGGGTTTGAAATGGATTTCTAACCAGAAGGCATTTAGActttgtggggcagggagcttgcctCCTGACACCTCTGAGTGCCCTGCACTCCGCACAGCAGGACAGAAGCCATCACACTGGGGCAATCCCTGCACAAACTCCTCCTCACAAGCAATGCCTTCAGGACTGTAGTCTGACTTACAAGCTCTGAGCCGGCCTGGGGCCTTCTCCCTAGAACTCTCTATGGGGCATCAGTTGACTGACACAGTTTTCCTTCTTGGGCAGGACTGCTAGACAGAGCCTTTGCTCCTTCCAGTCTCACTGGATCTTTGGGGCAAAAGGTTGAGGTGTGTGGGGCGGGAAAGGGGGTCAGAAAACAGCCTGGACCTCCTTCTCTGCCATAGGGAGTGTGATACAGACCTACCCAGGCAGGTATATTACCCTATCTTCTCCATGTTTCACCGGAGGGGGATAAAAGCTAAGAACTAGCTGATAGTCATGGTTACTGCATGGGGGTTGAACAGGACTAATAGGTTAAGAGAGATGCAAAATGTAGACTATTAGGTTGCAAAGTGAGTCTTGTCTCCTGTGCTGAGGTGGGGTCTCAGGGCGGAGGACAAAGGAGATCCCTCCAGGAAGACAGCAATGTATTTACTATGGTCCAGGTGGAGACTTGGGCATTTACAAAAACAAAGGAACtgcaggaggattctctgaaGAGGTGGGGCCCTGGGCTAAGAGACAATAGCCTGTGATTATAGAGGAGCAGAAGAATTGGTGGTGGGGTGAGCTGTTATCCTTTACAGAGGAGAAATTCTGCCAGAGAGGGTGTCTCATGAAAGGTGGATTCCAACTTTCTGAACTGGACAAGCATTGCAACGACTAACCATTGGGTGAAAAATACCTTAGATGGGAAAGTAACCTGGGAATAAGTACAGGCTATCGAGTGGGGTTCATGTATCTCTCTACTTGTAACCTTTCGTTTCCAAACCCTTTGACTTGCTTTTATTTGAAtctctgtctccagctctgtTTGGTTTTACTGCAGACTGGCTAGGGGCCTTGAGCAAACTTTGCGAAGGTGAAACCCATAAACGGGGGGACCCTGCTTCCATGGAGGCAGCGGTTCAGTGCACACTGCCGGTGTCCAGAAGACAAGGGCCTGGGCACTCACATGTAACCCAGTGGGGTGTGTCCATTGCAAGCACACAGGATGGGAGAGTGCATCTACTGGAGCCCAGAGTGGACGCTGGTGTTGCCAGCAGCCAGTGGCTGAGGATGGGCTGAGTTTCCCCGCCCCGGTGGGGACAGACAGGGCTCCTCCCCTGGGAGCAGATGGTAGTTATTCACTCTGGACCCCTTGGGAAATGTGCTCTCAACTGCAGCCATTGGCACCGCTACCACTAACTATGGGGATGACCTCTGCCTCCTGACCCCCTCCTCCTTGAGGACACTCTGGAGTTGGGAAAGCAGTGACCTACCTGGGGACTCGTTAAAGAAGGAAGATGGGGCAAGCCGCCACCCAGCACCTCAGAGGGCCTTGGAGAGGAGGGCTGGGAGCGGCAGAGTTCCAGGTGTCACCCCTGGGTGACTCAGAGAGTCTGGGGATGAGATCACCTGGAACAGATTGACTGGGGTTAGGGATTGACATGACcatggtggggagcaggggattCTTAGATGGCTGAGTTCTCTGAATGTGCAGGGATGGCCCACTGCCAACCCCGGTGAACAGAGCCTAGTAATCCTCAGGGACAAGCCCCTGCAATTTCCGTCCTGCCCTGCTCATGGTGCCCATTTACCGCCAGGTTCTGTAAACTGGCAGCAGGCGCTCTGGGAAGATTTATACAATAGCGTGATCTAGTGCTCAGAGCTcggactcctggggtctattgCTAGCGCTGCCTTTGACCCGCTCGGTAGCTTTGGGCACGTCACTTCCCCGCTCTCTCCACATGTGGGGTGGGCACAAGGAGAGTGACCCACTGCGAGGTTCCGCTCATGTTAGCAAAGCGCCTGGATGCTCAGATCAGAGCTCTCCAAGAGCAAAGCACACCggacctgcagcatccacagccCCTAGTGGCTTCCCAGAGCTACCTGAGTGCCCAGCACAGCTCTCCTCATGCTGCCCCAATGCAGCCGCCATTCGCCTTAAGGAACTCATTAGGATTCAGACACCTGGAGGACGCTACCAAACGAGGGCCAATAAATTAGGGAGACACCTGGCCCGGCTGCTGCTTCTCAAGTTGCAGAGCTGAAGTGGCCTTTTCTGGGATCAGGGAAGCTATTAATCCACCATGCTCAAGGATCACTCGAGGAGGCTCAGAAGGGGACATGCGGGCTGGAGTAGGAATCAAAGCTGAGCCGGAATAAAGGGGATATTGACGGACATGCTCCTCCTGCTGGCAGGTGGGAACATTCATCTGTGGCAGCTAGTGTGAGACAATGCTGGGACGTGCTGCCTGGATGGGCCCCAAGAATTATTTCTGCAACCACTGATGTCCTGTGAGCTACATCTGCAGGATGCAGGATTCTCTATCAGGACCATCTAGGACCTAACACAAGAGGAGAGCTTTGCCTGGAGGATAGAACACCACCTTGAAATGCAAGAGGAAAGGGCACAAAGCAGCTGGGGATAGAGACCAGCTCAGCAAGAACCTCATGAGCTATTGCTACTAAGAAGTCCGGGTCACTGTAGCGGATATGTCACACACTTCTTGGGATTCTGCTCCTGGGGGTGGGTGAAAGCAACCTCTCCAATGTGAATGATTGGCTGAGTTGTACTGGAGTTAGTGTGTTTGGTGAGGGGCGAGTCAGAGAAAGAAGTGGTGGGGGGATGGTGCTGGAGAGAGCCCAAGGGATTTCAAAGAGAAACCAACACAGAGAACAGGCAGGATCCAGTGACCAGGTCTTTGGAAGGTCCGGAACAAAGGCTAGATGCAAAAAGCATGGAGAGAGAGGGGAGCTGGCACATACGGGACAGGAGAGCCAGATTGCAGGTTCAAATCCCTTCCTTGTTGTTTGGTGGCCCTGTATGAAATCAGCTGGGGATCTCAGGCTTGTGGtgaagtgtccacatcacaagcCATCCATCACCCTGGCTCTAACTGGTCCGGTCTCAACAGAGAGCCTGTGTCCTCTTGCCCATAGAGGCGAGGGGGTCTCTAGATCAGGTGGCAACATGCAGGGGGAACGTGCACGGCTGCTGCTTGTACTGTAGCCATTCTAGAGCCACAGCACaacattattattaatgattagcAGTGTGGTAGCACGTAGGAGCCCACTGTGAACTGTGCAGGGTGccgtacaaacagaacaaaaagagaggTGCAGCCCCACAGCTGTCAAATGGGGTTTAATAAAACACCCTCCAAGatgattgaagtcactaaaaacaggattggggacttcaacagcagagtccagggaaggggtagggacggttttatggcctgcagcatgcagggggtcagaccagatgatcataatggtcccttctgaccttaaagtctatgagtctatgtcagGGTTGCGATCAGGGGCCCCTTACTCAGGAAAGACACTGTTTATTAGGGAAGCCTTAACCCGGCGCTCAGCCCCCAGGGACAATGGCAGAAGTAGCCTATGCTTTGCGGATGATCATCCAGGGGATGGATCAGAGGAGCTCTCACCTGGACAGGTGCACACGTTTCTCGGTGAACTGGCCGGGCCCGTGGACAGGGTCTTCATGCGGCTCATTTTTCACCACTTCCACACCCTCGCCTTTTTCGCTCTCCTGGTGACTGTGCTTACTGATCATGTAGAGCTGTCCAACGCGGTACTGCAACAAGAGGGGACATGAGCAGGGATTCCACACTGCTGAAAAGCGCAGGGTGAGAGCGAGAGGAGGCCATGCAGCTCCTCTGACCCCTCTTCAGCCAAGGCGGGATTGTTCCCAACTCTATAGTGAGTAGCGTTCTGCCTGGCACAGCTTGACATTTCCAAGGGCTGCTACCCCTTCCTTGGGAGACTGGCCACAGACCTCTCCATCAGGCTTCTTTCTCCTGGGGTCCTGCCTCCCTTTTATCACCTGCTCCCATTACTCCCGCTCGCAGCCCACTCCAAACGATTCCTCTCCTGCCTTGGCATTTTCACCC includes the following:
- the LOC135973806 gene encoding cytoplasmic phosphatidylinositol transfer protein 1-like, giving the protein MLIKEYRICMPLTTEEYRVGQLYMISKHSHQESEKGEGVEVVKNEPHEDPVHGPGQFTEKRVHLSSKLPSWARAVTPRIFYITEKAWNYYPYTITGKRPPTLPPTQPLLSGDAERHHSSPPPRPLALHIAAASATSTGLTGE